A segment of the Zonotrichia albicollis isolate bZonAlb1 chromosome Z, bZonAlb1.hap1, whole genome shotgun sequence genome:
accgCTCTGgccagcagcctggcctgccAACACCTCTGGACGCACGAGGACGCCTTCCCCGGCGACGCTCTCCGCCTCCTCCAGGACATGGCTGTCggccacacacagccctgccacctGACAGAGCCGCCCTTCTTCCCCGCCGGCCTGCTCCACAACAACCTGCAGCCGCACCAAGCCGCCGCCACCGCCCTGCGCATCCTGCAGCACCTCTTCCACACCCTCAGCTCCAACAGCACCCGCCAGCACTGGCCCAGCCACGCTCGCAACCACCTCCTCAACAAGCTGCAGCACCACATCCACCACCTGGAGCAATGCCTCCCCGACAACGCCGCGCCCTTCAAAGGACCACGCAACCCGCTGCTCGCCATCAACAAGTACTTCAGGGACATCCACCTCTTCCTGCACGCCCACAACCACAGCGCCTGCGCCTGGGACCACGTCCGCCTCGAAGCTCGTGCCTCTCTACAGCACCTCCACAACCTCACACGCACCATGCGCCGCTAGCGCCAACACCCACACACCCAGACACACCTACGCCCCAAAGCCACCTCCAACCCCACCTGGGCCTCCTCTCACCTGGCACCGCACGCAGCCCTGAGGCAGCCGCACGGCACCCGCAGCCTTCAACCGCTGCATCTCCAGCCATTCAGCTGCTCCTACTCAGATCCACAAAAGACTTTCTCCACTTATTTATAGACTGatatgtttatttatttctttatttatataatttatctcattatttatgtatttatttttctaccTCTTCACTTGTTTATGCCACGACAAATAAAGACTTATGACAAAACACTTGCCACTgcctctcctctctccagcaCTGCAACCACTCTTTGCCACCGGGGAAAGCCATCTCCACCCAACACACACTCCAAGCCCTGCTCCAAACAGCCCCCGACCACTCTTCTCAATGGCCCCTGCCcaagcagcatcctgcaccAGCCTCTGAGCACAAACACTGCCAGTCTTTGGCCAACAccaccaaacagcaccaaaaaGATGAACACCCGCAGGCCGCTGAGGAGCACCGTTGCACCTCATCTGCTTTAACCACACCTTGCTCCATCCGCCCAATCCATGCCTCTCTGACGCACAGACGAGGATGTCGTGCGCGACACTGTCAAACATTCGCACAAAGCCAGGAACACAAGGTCACGTTGCTCG
Coding sequences within it:
- the LOC141727027 gene encoding interferon-like gives rise to the protein MPAPTASAPRLPHAAPALLLLLTALASSLACQHLWTHEDAFPGDALRLLQDMAVGHTQPCHLTEPPFFPAGLLHNNLQPHQAAATALRILQHLFHTLSSNSTRQHWPSHARNHLLNKLQHHIHHLEQCLPDNAAPFKGPRNPLLAINKYFRDIHLFLHAHNHSACAWDHVRLEARASLQHLHNLTRTMRR